A genomic region of Antennarius striatus isolate MH-2024 chromosome 2, ASM4005453v1, whole genome shotgun sequence contains the following coding sequences:
- the plagl2 gene encoding zinc finger protein PLAGL2: protein MAAAAADASHHITALTPEEEGRRTAAKLFGSTALHPRTERERERGKEREREDEGDVVGRPSRSDCLVCGALFSSQEKLRVHALSHAGEKPFHCSQPHCPKAFSSKYKLFRHMATHSPQKTHQCSFCEKMFHRKDHLKNHLQTHDPNKEAFKCDECGKHYNTKLGFKRHVAMHSATAGDLTCKVCMQTYDSTPVLLEHLKSHSGKSSGGTKEKKHQCDHCDRRFYTRKDVRRHMVVHTGRKDFLCQYCAQRFGRKDHLTRHVKKSHSQELLKIKTEPPDMLGLLASGSPPCSVKEELSPMMCGMGPNKDPIMSKPFPSGAPFPMGMYNPHHLQAMSNSGVGHSHPSLMPGSLSAAMGMGCHMESSGSLHPHSHHHHHHHHHHHHHHSPPLPPHHQPPAPQQQHQPQPAPKYQLGSTSYLLDKPLKVEMDSFLMDLQSGSPGPISSAEPHAAASPPKDGLEPTSGLADELCGDPLLSKSPAVIAESLCAANMDFSHLLGFLPLNLPSYSAPMSTGGLVMGYTSSVTSSTSSISSSSSLHAAEPHAAAVAAAAAAVATPLTSLQPQPQEQQSSGGGLGLGPLHPLPSVFSSSLSTTTLPRFHQAFQ, encoded by the exons ATGGCAGCTGCTGCCGCCGATGCCTCACACCATATTACCGCACTGACGCCCGAGGAAGAGGGACGACGGACCGCCGCCAAGCTGTTTGGTAGCACCGCCCTGCATCCAcggacagagagagagcgagagagggggaaagagagggagagggaagaCGAGGGAGACGTGGTCGGGAGGCCGAGTAGGAGCGACTGCTTAGTGTGTGGGGCCCTGTTCAGCTCCCAGGAGAAGCTGAGGGTCCACGCCTTGAGTCACgcaggagagaaacccttccACTGCTCACAGCCACACTGCCCCAAGGCCTTCAGCTCCAAGTACAAGCTCTTCAG GCATATGGCCACACATTCTCCACAGAAGACCCACCAGTGTTCATTCTGTGAGAAAATGTTTCACCGAAAAGACCACCTGAAGAACCATCTGCAGACTCACGACCCCAACAAGGAGGCCTTCAAATGTGACGAGTGTGGGAAGCACTACAACACCAAGCTGGGATTTAAGCGCCATGTCGCCATGCACTCTGCCACGGCGGGGGACCTCACATGTAAAGTGTGCATGCAGACCTACGATAGCACGCCTGTGCTGCTGGAGCACCTGAAGAGCCACTCTGGGAAGTCCTCTGGTGGCACCAAGGAGAAGAAACACCAGTGCGACCACTGTGATCGGCGTTTCTACACAAGGAAGGACGTGAGACGCCACATGGTGGTCCACACCGGCAGGAAGGACTTCCTTTGCCAGTACTGTGCCCAACGCTTTGGCAGGAAGGACCACCTGACGCGCCACGTGAAGAAGAGCCACTCGCAGGAGCTGCTGAAGATCAAGACGGAGCCTCCTGACATGTTGGGTCTCTTGGCTTCCGGGTCGCCGCCGTGCTCTGTGAAGGAGGAGCTCAGCCCCATGATGTGTGGGATGGGTCCCAACAAGGACCCCATCATGAGCAAACCCTTTCCTAGTGGGGCCCCTTTTCCCATGGGCATGTACAACCCTCATCACCTCCAGGCCATGTCTAATTCAGGGGTCGGTCACTCACACCCGTCCCTGATGCCCGGCTCCCTGTCCGCGGCCATGGGTATGGGCTGTCACATGGAATCCTCTGGATCTCTTCACCCACActcccaccatcaccaccaccatcaccaccatcaccaccaccatcattctCCTCCGCTGCCCCCTCACCACCAACCTCCGGctccccagcagcagcaccagcccCAGCCAGCCCCCAAATACCAGCTGGGATCTACCTCATACCTGCTGGACAAGCCCTTGAAAGTGGAGATGGACAGCTTTCTCATGGATCTGCAGAGCGGCTCACCGGGCCCGATCTCCTCTGCAGAGCCCCACGCTGCTGCCTCGCCCCCGAAGGATGGCCTGGAGCCCACCTCGGGCCTGGCGGATGAGCTTTGCGGGGACCCCCTCCTGTCCAAGAGCCCTGCGGTGATCGCTGAGTCTCTGTGCGCTGCTAATATGGACTTCTCCCACCTGCTGGGGTTCCTGCCCCTCAACCTGCCCTCCTATAGTGCCCCCATGAGCACGGGAGGGCTGGTGATGGGGTACACCTCCTCTGTGACCTCCTCCACGtcttccatctcctcttcctcatctctgcACGCTGCTGAGCCCCACGCAGCAGCCGTTGCCGCGGCAGCAGCTGCCGTCGCCACACCTCTTACCTCTTTGCAACCGCAACCTCAGGAGCAGCAGAGCTCCGGCGGGGGTCTCGGTCTGGGACCCCTGCACCCCCTCCCATCAGTGTTCAGCTCTAGCCTTAGTACCACCACACTGCCTCGCTTCCACCAGGCCTTCCAGTGA